The Terriglobales bacterium genome segment CTGCCGCTGCGGCGCAGCCGGCCCAGGCCCCGGCCGCGGAGGGAGAGGCCGCTGCCGCCGAGGGCGGCGAGGATGTCAACATGGCCGAGGTGCTGGGCGGCAACGTCCGCAAGAGTCCGGCCGCTGCTGCGGAGGCCGAGGAACCCGAAGCCCGGCACGCAGAAACTCACTGATCGGCGCCGTATCGAAGTTTCGACCCGCGCCTGGCAAGCCGGCGCGGGTCATTTCATGTAAGGGAATCCAGGAAGGGACGTAGGCAATCATGGGTACGACAGCTATGAATATCTCGGCGACACAAGTGAAGGAGCTCCGCGACAAGACCGGCGCTCCCATGATGGACTGCAAGCAGGCCCTGCAGGCCACGAACGGCAACGTGGAAGAGGCCATCGTGTGGCTCCGCAAGAAAGGCATGGCAACGGCCCACAAGAAGGCGTCGCGCGCCACCAGTGAAGGCTCGGTGGCCAACTACATCCACGCCGGGGGCAAGATCGGCGTGCTGGTCGAGGTCAACTGCGAGAGCGACTTCGTGGCCCGCACCGAGGACTTCCAGTCGCTGCTGCACGACATCGCCATGCACATCGCGGCCAGCGACCCGAAGTACATCCGCAAGGAGGACGTCACGCCCGAGGATTACGAGCGGGAGAAGGACATCTACCGCTCGCAGGCGGCGAGCACGGGCAAGCCCCCGGCGGTGGTGGAGAAGATCGTCGAGGGCAAGATGAGCAAGTTCTACGAGGAGGTCTGCCTGTACGAGCAGCCCTTCATCAAGGAACAAACCATCTCGGTGGCGCAGCTCATCGCCAGCAAGATCGGCAAGCTGGGCGAGAACATCTCGGTGCGGCGCTTCGCCCGCTTCAAGGTGGGCGAGAGCAGCTGGACCGTGGCTGCCAGCAAGCAAGTCGAAGAAAAGGCCGAGTAAGTTCGGCCCCATCGAGGCGGTAGGAGGTAGCAGGTAGCTGGTAGGAGCCGAATCCTACCGCCGACTTGCTACCACCTACCGCCTCTTTCCCTTTGCGGCGGGTTTATACTGCTCAAGATGGCCCTGGCATTCAAACGCATCCTGCTGAAGCTGTCGGGCGAGGCGCTGGCCGGCGACAAGGGCTTCGGC includes the following:
- the tsf gene encoding translation elongation factor Ts is translated as MGTTAMNISATQVKELRDKTGAPMMDCKQALQATNGNVEEAIVWLRKKGMATAHKKASRATSEGSVANYIHAGGKIGVLVEVNCESDFVARTEDFQSLLHDIAMHIAASDPKYIRKEDVTPEDYEREKDIYRSQAASTGKPPAVVEKIVEGKMSKFYEEVCLYEQPFIKEQTISVAQLIASKIGKLGENISVRRFARFKVGESSWTVAASKQVEEKAE